A single genomic interval of Polaribacter vadi harbors:
- a CDS encoding replication-associated recombination protein A, whose translation MNEPLAERIRPKTLEDYISQQHLVGKNGVLTKLIKQGIIPSLILWGPPGIGKTTLANIIATESKRPFYTLSAISSGVKDVREVIEKAKNSGGLFTAKNPILFIDEIHRFSKSQQDSLLGAVEKGWVTLIGATTENPSFEVIPALLSRCQVYILNSFDKNDLVALLHRAMGKDAILSTKKITLKETDALLQVSSGDARKLLNIFELLVSADDEIEITNELVLEKIQKNTVRYDKTGEQHYDIVSAFIKSIRGSDPNGAVYWLARMIEGGEDVKFIARRLLIAASEDIGNANPTALILANNTFQAVSVIGYPESRIILSQCAVYLANSPKSNASYLAIGNAQNLVQKTGDLSIPLHLRNAPTKLMKDMNYGKEYRYSHDYPNNFIAQEFLPDEISGTKLYEPGNNQRENQFKETLKQRWKNKYNY comes from the coding sequence ATGAATGAACCTTTGGCAGAAAGAATTAGACCAAAAACACTTGAAGATTATATTAGCCAGCAACATTTGGTGGGTAAAAATGGTGTTTTAACAAAATTAATCAAACAAGGAATAATACCTTCTTTGATTTTATGGGGCCCTCCAGGCATAGGAAAAACTACGCTTGCTAATATTATTGCAACAGAATCTAAACGTCCATTTTACACCTTAAGTGCCATAAGTTCTGGTGTAAAGGATGTTAGGGAAGTTATTGAAAAAGCTAAAAATAGTGGTGGATTATTTACAGCAAAAAATCCTATTTTGTTTATTGATGAAATTCATAGATTTAGCAAATCTCAACAAGATTCTTTATTAGGTGCTGTAGAGAAAGGTTGGGTAACTTTAATTGGAGCAACTACAGAAAACCCAAGTTTTGAGGTAATTCCTGCCCTACTTTCTCGTTGTCAAGTTTATATTTTAAATTCGTTTGATAAAAATGATTTAGTAGCTTTATTGCATAGAGCTATGGGAAAAGACGCTATTTTATCGACCAAAAAAATAACTTTAAAAGAAACAGATGCATTATTACAAGTTTCTAGTGGTGATGCAAGAAAACTCTTAAATATTTTTGAGCTGTTAGTTTCTGCTGATGATGAAATTGAAATTACTAATGAATTAGTTTTAGAAAAGATTCAGAAAAATACAGTTAGATATGACAAAACTGGTGAGCAACATTATGATATTGTTTCTGCTTTTATAAAATCGATTAGAGGAAGTGATCCTAATGGAGCTGTTTATTGGTTGGCTAGAATGATTGAAGGTGGAGAAGATGTTAAATTTATTGCTAGAAGGCTATTAATTGCTGCCTCTGAAGATATTGGCAATGCAAACCCAACTGCGCTAATTTTGGCAAATAACACCTTTCAAGCAGTTTCTGTAATTGGTTATCCTGAATCTAGAATTATATTAAGCCAATGTGCAGTGTATTTAGCAAACTCACCAAAAAGTAATGCTTCTTATTTAGCGATAGGAAATGCTCAAAATTTGGTTCAAAAAACTGGTGATTTGTCTATACCTCTTCATTTAAGAAATGCGCCTACAAAACTAATGAAGGACATGAATTATGGAAAAGAATATAGATATTCTCACGATTATCCAAATAATTTTATAGCACAAGAATTTTTACCTGATGAAATCTCTGGAACAAAATTGTATGAACCAGGAAATAACCAAAGAGAAAATCAGTTTAAAGAAACGTTAAAACAACGATGGAAAAACAAGTATAATTATTAA
- a CDS encoding lipopolysaccharide biosynthesis protein, producing the protein MQLFSFLKKEFVKNVLTLVTGSALSQIVIYASILILTRLFSTELFGIYMLFSSATIILKPLATLQYEFAIVLPKKNKDALNLLGFSLIVLIGYSILLLLILFIFNDQIADFFNIHKLANFIYLLPLSVLLFGSVSIFDYWNNRMNNFKNISKGLLVKSSTMSVAQVATGFSAFNGIGLIPGMLLGQFLQLLFLLKVSVKSIKSARKEISFKNMLFLAKKYKDIPVFNTIINLTNNLSNELPVLLITKYFGLASSGIYGLAIKFMRAPVGIFQQSVSQVFFNKASKVYNQDGNLHTLVKKTAKNLLLISAFIFIPLFVISFYLDFLFGDDWQDVGLYARILIPWLFFAFLSNPINSLIMILNKQKTMVIFDVLLLIFRFLGLFLGYYYYNDIVISLIFFSLVGMLFNILIFIYLLKTAKEKKIAYK; encoded by the coding sequence ATGCAACTATTTTCTTTTTTAAAAAAAGAGTTTGTTAAAAATGTATTAACATTAGTAACAGGTTCTGCTTTGAGTCAAATAGTAATCTATGCATCAATTTTAATACTTACAAGGCTTTTTTCTACCGAACTTTTTGGAATTTACATGCTGTTTTCATCAGCCACTATTATATTGAAACCTTTAGCAACATTACAATACGAGTTTGCGATTGTTTTACCGAAAAAAAATAAAGATGCTCTTAATTTATTAGGTTTTTCTTTAATTGTTTTAATTGGTTATTCAATTTTACTGTTACTAATACTTTTTATTTTTAATGATCAAATAGCCGATTTTTTTAATATTCATAAACTTGCAAATTTCATTTATCTTTTGCCTTTAAGCGTTTTGCTTTTTGGGAGTGTTTCTATTTTTGATTATTGGAATAATAGAATGAATAACTTTAAAAACATCTCTAAAGGATTGTTGGTAAAGTCTTCTACAATGAGTGTTGCTCAAGTTGCAACTGGTTTTAGTGCATTTAATGGGATAGGTTTAATTCCTGGTATGCTTTTAGGGCAATTTTTACAATTACTTTTTCTACTAAAAGTTTCAGTAAAATCTATAAAGAGTGCTCGTAAAGAAATCTCTTTTAAAAACATGCTTTTTCTGGCTAAAAAATATAAAGATATTCCTGTTTTTAACACGATAATCAATTTAACAAACAATCTTTCTAATGAGCTTCCTGTATTGTTAATCACCAAATATTTTGGATTGGCAAGTTCTGGAATTTATGGGTTGGCTATAAAATTTATGAGAGCTCCAGTTGGCATTTTTCAGCAATCTGTAAGTCAAGTTTTTTTTAATAAAGCAAGTAAAGTTTATAATCAAGATGGTAATTTGCACACACTTGTAAAAAAGACAGCTAAAAATTTATTGTTGATTAGTGCTTTTATATTTATACCTCTTTTTGTAATTTCTTTTTATTTAGATTTTCTTTTTGGAGACGATTGGCAAGATGTTGGTTTGTATGCTAGAATATTAATTCCATGGTTATTTTTTGCTTTTTTAAGCAACCCAATAAACTCTTTAATCATGATTTTAAACAAGCAAAAAACCATGGTTATTTTTGATGTTTTACTATTAATTTTTAGATTTTTAGGTTTGTTTTTAGGCTATTATTATTATAATGATATTGTAATTTCATTAATTTTTTTCTCTCTTGTAGGTATGTTGTTCAATATCCTTATTTTTATCTATCTTTTAAAAACAGCGAAAGAGAAAAAAATTGCGTACAAATAA
- a CDS encoding YjjG family noncanonical pyrimidine nucleotidase, with product MINIKHVFFDLDHTLWDFEKNSDLTFEKVFKKQQINTDLNAFLEVYRPINLEYWRLFRDEKVSKKELRYGRLKKAFDSINYTISDDLIDTIAIEYIEYLSDFNHLFEGTFEILDYLKDKYQLHIITNGFEEVQYKKMKSSKLLPYFDAIITSESVGVKKPNPKVFHHALKVANANQENSIMIGDSLEADIFGAINIGMPAIYCNFNNDVKTSDSYTSITSLLELKQYL from the coding sequence ATGATAAATATAAAGCACGTCTTTTTTGATTTAGATCATACTTTATGGGATTTTGAGAAAAATTCTGATTTAACTTTTGAAAAAGTGTTTAAAAAACAACAAATAAATACAGATCTAAATGCTTTTTTAGAAGTTTACAGACCTATAAATCTGGAGTATTGGCGATTGTTTAGAGATGAAAAAGTATCAAAAAAAGAATTAAGATATGGTAGACTTAAAAAAGCTTTTGATAGTATAAATTACACTATTTCAGACGATTTAATTGATACAATTGCTATTGAGTACATTGAGTATTTATCAGATTTCAATCATCTTTTTGAGGGAACTTTCGAAATTTTAGACTATCTAAAAGATAAATATCAATTGCATATTATTACAAACGGATTTGAGGAAGTTCAGTATAAAAAAATGAAGAGTTCTAAATTGCTGCCTTATTTTGATGCGATAATTACATCAGAATCTGTGGGCGTTAAAAAACCGAATCCTAAAGTTTTTCATCATGCTTTAAAAGTTGCCAACGCAAATCAAGAAAATTCAATTATGATTGGGGATAGTTTAGAAGCAGATATTTTTGGAGCGATTAATATTGGCATGCCAGCAATTTATTGCAATTTTAATAATGATGTTAAAACAAGCGATTCTTACACAAGTATTACATCGCTTTTAGAATTAAAGCAATATTTATAA
- a CDS encoding aryl-sulfate sulfotransferase, with the protein MRNIIFLSLLFVFKLNFAQETIGLVFNDINKTKSNGYTLINPISDTRTLLINNCGEVVHQWSFPDDNARNYYILENGNIFQSSGTYAEIRDWDNNILWSLNYQSELGFRIHHDIQPLPNGNFLVLVKDNYTDIEMFAVGMDTSYPNDVLALEKIVEIEPVGTNSANVVWEWKLFDHLVQEFDSSKPNYGSVANNPQLLNMNYEDGEGSNPIHANAIDYNPSLDQIAISARHLKEVFVIDHSTTTAQAASHSGGNYGKGGDFLWRWGNPEVYNKGTINDRKLGKQHDIKWITEGPDKGKMSVFNNDGYGTSTTFSSIHIIDQNDTNGVYSTGSGKFLPTDYFWSWDGTILNKVVWETAQSGVQIMANGNALINETSYGRITEVDRDGNVIWVYIIPVGSNINYNQFTEAVGNNAFRAHRYALDYKGFEGKTFNNTGIIENVNSISDNCSKILSVDNLFSDKLRVYPNPTNSYLNFNMHIDVINVYDVSGKNVLSKTNSKNINLENLKNGIYIVKVISDENYRVLKIIKN; encoded by the coding sequence ATGAGGAATATAATTTTTTTAAGTTTATTATTTGTTTTTAAACTTAATTTCGCTCAAGAAACCATTGGATTAGTATTTAATGATATCAATAAAACGAAGTCAAATGGTTACACTCTAATTAACCCTATTTCTGATACTAGAACTTTATTAATTAATAATTGTGGTGAAGTAGTTCATCAATGGAGTTTTCCAGACGATAACGCAAGAAATTATTATATATTAGAAAATGGTAACATATTTCAGAGTTCAGGAACCTATGCAGAAATTAGAGATTGGGATAATAATATTCTTTGGAGTCTGAATTATCAAAGTGAACTTGGCTTTAGGATTCACCATGATATACAGCCTTTACCAAATGGAAACTTTTTAGTATTGGTTAAAGATAACTATACTGATATAGAAATGTTTGCTGTTGGTATGGATACCTCTTATCCTAATGATGTTTTAGCATTAGAAAAAATTGTAGAAATAGAACCAGTGGGCACAAATAGTGCTAATGTAGTTTGGGAGTGGAAACTTTTTGATCATTTAGTTCAAGAATTTGATAGCTCTAAACCTAATTATGGTTCAGTTGCTAACAATCCTCAATTGCTAAACATGAATTATGAAGATGGAGAAGGTTCGAATCCAATACATGCAAATGCAATTGATTATAATCCAAGTTTAGATCAAATTGCAATTTCAGCAAGACATTTAAAGGAGGTGTTTGTAATAGACCATAGTACAACAACTGCTCAAGCAGCTTCTCATTCTGGAGGTAATTATGGAAAAGGTGGAGATTTTCTTTGGAGATGGGGAAATCCTGAAGTATATAATAAAGGAACAATAAATGATAGAAAATTAGGAAAACAACATGATATAAAATGGATTACTGAAGGTCCTGATAAAGGTAAAATGTCAGTGTTTAATAATGATGGATATGGAACAAGTACTACTTTTTCTTCTATACATATTATAGATCAGAATGATACAAATGGAGTATACAGCACAGGATCTGGCAAATTTTTACCAACTGATTATTTCTGGTCTTGGGATGGGACTATTTTAAATAAAGTTGTATGGGAAACTGCCCAATCTGGTGTTCAAATAATGGCTAATGGAAATGCTTTGATTAATGAGACTAGTTATGGAAGAATTACAGAAGTTGATAGAGATGGTAATGTAATTTGGGTTTACATAATACCTGTCGGAAGCAATATTAATTACAATCAATTTACAGAAGCTGTTGGAAATAACGCTTTTAGAGCTCATAGATACGCTTTAGATTATAAAGGTTTTGAAGGTAAAACTTTTAATAACACAGGTATCATTGAAAATGTAAATTCTATTTCTGATAATTGTAGTAAAATTTTATCTGTTGATAATTTATTCTCAGATAAGTTACGTGTATATCCAAATCCTACAAATAGTTATTTAAATTTCAACATGCATATTGATGTAATTAATGTGTATGATGTGTCAGGAAAAAATGTTTTAAGCAAAACAAATTCTAAAAACATAAATTTAGAAAATTTAAAAAACGGAATATATATTGTTAAAGTTATATCTGATGAAAATTATAGAGTTCTTAAAATAATTAAAAATTAG
- the rlmB gene encoding 23S rRNA (guanosine(2251)-2'-O)-methyltransferase RlmB, translated as MEKNTTNIFGLRAIIEAIESGSSINKVYLQKGLRGTLYYELDKLIKTHKISTSTVPVEKLDRLSKNSNHQGAVAQISPVEFYDLEKIIEQTVDSEKTPIFLVLDQLSDVRNFGAIIRTAECTGVHAIIIQKNGSAPVNAETIKTSAGAAFKMPICKVDHIKDALFLLQASGIKTVAATEKTEDSVYKVDFNQPIAIVMGSEDRGVNPSVLKIVDYKAKLPLLGEIASLNVSVACAVFLYESVRQRTITNI; from the coding sequence ATGGAAAAAAATACTACCAACATTTTTGGATTAAGAGCAATTATTGAAGCTATTGAAAGTGGCTCTTCAATTAACAAAGTTTACCTTCAAAAAGGGTTAAGAGGTACTTTATACTATGAATTAGATAAGCTCATAAAAACACATAAGATTTCAACAAGTACAGTACCTGTAGAGAAATTAGATAGATTATCTAAAAATAGTAACCATCAAGGAGCTGTTGCCCAAATATCTCCTGTAGAATTTTATGATTTAGAAAAGATTATTGAACAAACCGTTGATTCTGAAAAGACACCTATCTTTCTAGTTTTAGATCAACTTTCTGATGTCAGAAATTTTGGTGCAATTATTAGAACTGCTGAATGTACTGGAGTACATGCAATTATTATTCAAAAAAATGGAAGCGCTCCTGTAAACGCAGAAACCATTAAAACATCTGCTGGTGCTGCTTTTAAAATGCCAATTTGTAAAGTAGATCACATTAAAGATGCTTTATTTTTATTACAAGCATCTGGAATAAAAACAGTTGCAGCTACTGAAAAAACAGAAGATTCTGTTTATAAAGTCGATTTTAATCAGCCAATAGCAATTGTTATGGGTTCTGAAGATAGAGGTGTGAATCCTTCCGTATTAAAGATAGTGGACTATAAAGCAAAACTACCTTTATTAGGTGAAATTGCGTCTTTAAATGTTTCTGTAGCTTGTGCCGTTTTTCTTTATGAGTCTGTAAGACAAAGAACAATAACTAATATTTAG
- a CDS encoding DUF1735 domain-containing protein has translation MNKIKYILLALTVFIYTGCEEEVPTPEGTNYIAFADSEFSTGVDVGSSNSFDIPVYSANITGSDRSFDILVDPASAAAAGSYTVPSTVTIPSGSNEGTLTVQLTDTNLGIGVNKLILNFGVVENLYNGGSTTVNYIQNCTEVTATLEINFDGYGSESSWSITDALGGIVVSKAEKFYADGQASATETITLCAGRDYTFTFNDAYGDGLSYPADGNVTLTINGEEKAAVTGDFGTKYEVAFDTN, from the coding sequence ATGAATAAAATAAAATATATATTATTAGCACTAACAGTATTCATTTATACTGGTTGTGAAGAGGAAGTTCCAACACCAGAAGGAACAAATTATATAGCATTTGCAGACTCAGAGTTTTCAACTGGAGTTGATGTAGGTTCATCAAACTCTTTTGATATTCCAGTATATAGTGCAAATATTACTGGATCTGACAGGTCTTTTGATATTTTGGTTGATCCTGCTTCAGCAGCTGCAGCTGGTTCTTATACAGTTCCATCTACAGTAACTATTCCTAGTGGATCTAATGAAGGTACATTAACAGTTCAGCTTACAGATACTAATTTAGGAATTGGTGTTAATAAATTAATCTTAAATTTCGGTGTAGTTGAAAATTTATATAATGGAGGTAGTACTACTGTTAACTATATACAAAATTGTACTGAAGTTACTGCAACTTTAGAAATAAATTTTGATGGTTATGGTAGTGAATCTTCTTGGTCAATTACAGATGCTTTAGGTGGTATCGTTGTTTCTAAAGCAGAAAAATTTTATGCTGATGGACAAGCTTCTGCAACTGAAACTATTACATTATGTGCTGGTAGAGACTATACTTTTACTTTCAATGATGCTTATGGAGATGGTTTAAGTTATCCAGCTGATGGAAATGTAACATTAACTATTAATGGTGAAGAAAAAGCCGCAGTAACAGGTGATTTTGGTACTAAATATGAAGTTGCTTTCGATACAAATTAA
- a CDS encoding asparagine synthetase B family protein codes for MNITLKNNKGFKWYKTATFFFKGYFYVDDLFYEKENALNYVSKIKNSHQFKELLSELNGVFTLVFKDGNKIFSASDLTRSFPIFYTLQNNQLYFSDDIFYLKNLFKIDDFDGLSEIEFKASNYTHGKKTLLKNVFQIQPSESLIVENNTIVESNFFYSYAIPKESSDSYDELKNKAVIAFENSFKRFITSLNNRTAVIPLSGGYDSRLIAVMLKKHQYKNVICFTYGNKNSFEIENSKKAAKALGFKWFFVEYNSKLIEGYIHTDEFKEYAHFAGKLSSMPYLQEYFAIKHLQKEKIITDDAIFIPGFAGDILGGSEFYKTIPENLKTIEIESLILAKKLDNYKLSNQDEIKLKKELTKNLKRFDESYHQKLPETVFEDYNIKERIAKYVFNSASFYAFFGYEYRFPFWDKELLNFFKTVPIKYKVMKTLFDDVLIKTYFKPQNVYFKKEIQPTTKAIELQKIKNKIKPLLPTFIKQKVLEKNDWNNYKPITQQMVDEMRLKKLKFQRMSKDYNEIIAQWYLYFSKNKF; via the coding sequence ATGAACATAACTTTAAAAAATAACAAAGGTTTTAAGTGGTACAAAACAGCAACTTTCTTTTTTAAAGGATATTTTTATGTTGATGATCTCTTTTACGAAAAAGAAAATGCTTTAAATTATGTTTCTAAAATTAAGAATAGTCATCAATTTAAAGAACTTTTATCAGAATTAAATGGTGTTTTTACCCTTGTTTTTAAGGATGGAAACAAGATTTTTTCAGCATCTGATCTTACAAGATCATTCCCTATTTTTTATACTTTACAAAACAACCAACTATATTTTAGTGATGACATTTTTTACCTTAAAAATCTTTTTAAAATTGATGATTTTGATGGGTTGTCAGAAATTGAATTCAAAGCATCTAATTACACACATGGTAAAAAAACATTGTTAAAAAATGTTTTTCAAATACAGCCAAGTGAATCTTTAATTGTAGAAAATAATACAATTGTAGAAAGTAATTTCTTTTATTCTTATGCCATACCTAAAGAAAGTTCCGATTCTTATGATGAGTTAAAAAACAAAGCAGTTATTGCTTTCGAAAATTCTTTTAAAAGATTTATTACATCTTTAAATAATAGAACTGCTGTAATTCCTTTAAGTGGTGGTTATGATTCTCGATTAATTGCTGTAATGTTAAAAAAACATCAGTATAAAAATGTAATCTGTTTTACCTATGGGAATAAAAACAGTTTTGAAATAGAAAACTCAAAAAAAGCAGCAAAAGCATTAGGTTTCAAATGGTTTTTTGTTGAATATAATTCTAAATTAATTGAAGGATATATACACACAGATGAGTTTAAAGAATATGCTCATTTTGCAGGTAAATTATCTTCAATGCCCTATTTACAAGAATATTTCGCAATTAAACATCTACAAAAAGAAAAAATAATTACTGATGACGCCATTTTTATTCCTGGTTTTGCTGGCGACATTTTAGGAGGTAGCGAGTTTTACAAAACAATACCTGAAAATTTAAAAACAATAGAAATTGAAAGCCTAATTCTTGCAAAAAAATTAGATAATTATAAATTATCAAACCAAGATGAAATAAAATTAAAAAAAGAACTTACAAAAAATTTAAAAAGATTCGATGAAAGCTATCATCAAAAACTACCAGAAACAGTTTTTGAAGATTATAATATTAAAGAAAGAATAGCAAAATACGTTTTTAATTCAGCTAGTTTTTATGCGTTTTTTGGTTATGAATATCGCTTTCCTTTTTGGGATAAAGAGCTGCTAAATTTCTTTAAAACTGTACCCATAAAATATAAAGTAATGAAAACACTTTTTGATGATGTTTTAATTAAAACGTATTTTAAACCACAGAATGTATATTTTAAAAAGGAAATTCAACCCACTACAAAAGCAATCGAACTACAGAAGATTAAAAATAAAATTAAGCCTTTGTTGCCAACATTTATCAAACAAAAAGTTTTAGAAAAAAATGATTGGAATAATTACAAACCCATTACCCAACAAATGGTTGATGAAATGCGTTTAAAAAAGCTTAAATTTCAAAGAATGTCTAAAGATTACAACGAAATTATTGCTCAATGGTATCTTTATTTTTCTAAAAACAAGTTTTAG
- a CDS encoding rhomboid family intramembrane serine protease: MTEFVKKPFGSFFVIFMLMNDENHLKISKSVFFIPVVYIVAIWFIYWVEIYFSFNFNKFGVYPRTLKGFRGVFFTHFIHSNTSHLFNNSIPLFVLLTSLFYFYKDLAYKILLIGGFFTGFLTWVIARDSYHIGASGIVYLLFSFIFFSGIIRKHFRLVALSLIIIFLYGSMIWYVFPIKEGMSWEGHLSGFLVGLIFAILFRKKGIVKEEHQFIETEFDLLFDEHGNFSPPEINEEIPKNTIDEKID, encoded by the coding sequence ATGACAGAATTTGTAAAAAAACCATTTGGTTCATTTTTTGTTATTTTTATGTTGATGAATGATGAGAACCATTTAAAAATATCGAAGTCAGTTTTTTTTATACCAGTTGTTTATATAGTGGCAATTTGGTTTATTTATTGGGTTGAAATATATTTCTCCTTCAATTTTAATAAGTTTGGAGTCTATCCAAGAACTTTAAAAGGTTTTAGAGGTGTTTTCTTTACACATTTTATACATAGTAACACAAGTCATCTCTTTAATAATTCTATTCCTTTATTTGTGCTATTAACCAGTCTTTTTTACTTTTATAAAGATTTAGCATATAAAATACTTCTAATAGGAGGCTTTTTTACAGGATTTTTAACTTGGGTTATAGCAAGAGATTCCTATCATATAGGAGCAAGTGGAATTGTATATTTATTATTTAGTTTTATTTTCTTTAGCGGAATTATAAGAAAACATTTTAGGTTGGTTGCTTTATCTTTAATAATCATCTTTCTTTATGGAAGTATGATTTGGTATGTTTTTCCAATAAAAGAGGGGATGTCTTGGGAAGGACATTTATCAGGTTTTTTAGTTGGATTAATTTTTGCAATACTCTTTAGAAAAAAAGGAATTGTTAAAGAAGAACATCAGTTTATAGAAACAGAATTCGATTTATTGTTTGATGAACATGGAAATTTTTCCCCACCTGAAATTAATGAAGAAATTCCAAAAAATACCATTGACGAAAAAATTGATTAA
- a CDS encoding DUF5723 family protein: MKKLLFLLLILFALKITAQNKQILYNFAELPQTLLLNPASETNYKFHVGIPFLSNISIQTGSKGFVLSDIFAVDNRNINDKISEVISNLKTNDFIKLNTQIEVISGGFRLNDKTYINFGFYEEIDAFGYYPKDILTLLTEGNNAFINKNFRISQISYQLDVLGVLHAGFSKKIDEKLTLGARFKMYSSAFNMQSTNNTGTFSTYESTNNLYTSYFNAVNLNARTSGLVNSETNQYIEDTSQYLKNTFFGDNLGLGFDVGFTYHMSPQLEISGSILDVGFINHKTNIKNTKVEGNFVYEGVNFTFDPDNPRNYWGEIDQRLKEQLPITEDQESYISWRPTKINAALKYSFGERRSKVCYDNSFKDFYTDALGFQLHTVFRPFNPQLAFTGFYQKSITNKLHTKFTYTIDDLSFTNIGAGLSAQIGNVNFYGMVDNLLSYRNLSAANSLSLQVGFNLIFN; the protein is encoded by the coding sequence ATGAAGAAACTTTTATTTTTATTACTGATTTTATTTGCGCTTAAAATTACGGCTCAAAACAAACAAATTTTGTACAATTTTGCAGAATTACCACAAACGCTTCTGTTAAATCCTGCATCAGAAACTAACTATAAATTTCATGTTGGAATTCCTTTTTTGTCTAATATTTCAATACAAACTGGTTCTAAAGGATTTGTGTTGTCAGATATTTTTGCTGTGGATAATCGAAATATTAATGATAAAATATCTGAAGTTATCAGCAATTTAAAAACGAACGATTTTATAAAATTAAACACACAAATAGAAGTTATAAGTGGTGGTTTTCGCTTAAACGATAAAACCTATATTAATTTCGGTTTTTATGAGGAAATAGATGCTTTTGGCTATTATCCTAAAGATATTTTAACTTTGCTTACTGAAGGAAACAACGCTTTTATCAACAAAAATTTTAGAATTTCTCAAATATCATATCAATTAGATGTTTTGGGAGTTCTTCATGCAGGATTCTCAAAAAAAATTGATGAGAAACTTACATTAGGAGCTAGATTTAAAATGTATTCTTCTGCATTCAATATGCAATCGACCAACAACACAGGAACTTTTTCAACTTATGAAAGCACAAATAATTTGTACACAAGTTATTTCAATGCCGTAAATTTAAATGCAAGAACTTCTGGTTTGGTCAATTCAGAAACAAATCAATATATAGAAGATACAAGTCAATATTTAAAAAATACTTTTTTTGGTGATAATTTAGGTTTGGGTTTTGATGTAGGTTTTACCTATCATATGTCTCCTCAGCTTGAGATTTCTGGGAGCATTTTAGATGTGGGTTTTATCAACCATAAAACTAATATAAAAAACACAAAAGTAGAAGGTAATTTTGTATATGAAGGTGTAAATTTTACGTTCGATCCAGATAATCCAAGAAATTATTGGGGAGAAATAGATCAACGTCTTAAAGAACAATTACCTATTACTGAAGATCAAGAATCCTATATTTCTTGGAGACCCACAAAAATAAATGCTGCATTAAAATATAGTTTTGGAGAGAGAAGGAGCAAGGTTTGTTATGATAATAGCTTCAAAGATTTTTATACAGATGCTTTGGGTTTTCAATTGCACACTGTGTTTAGGCCTTTCAATCCACAATTGGCTTTCACTGGGTTTTATCAAAAATCAATCACCAATAAACTTCATACAAAATTTACATATACAATCGATGATTTATCTTTCACCAACATTGGTGCAGGTTTGTCAGCACAAATTGGGAATGTTAATTTTTATGGAATGGTAGATAATCTATTATCCTATAGAAATCTATCAGCAGCAAATAGTTTATCTTTGCAAGTAGGTTTTAATTTAATATTTAATTAA